A single region of the Sorghum bicolor cultivar BTx623 chromosome 9, Sorghum_bicolor_NCBIv3, whole genome shotgun sequence genome encodes:
- the LOC8071278 gene encoding DUF724 domain-containing protein 3, whose translation MRPPRTPGRRDAASPQTPKGFNPGDPVEVVPDEPGLRGAHFAAVVVGPSAKPRGGYTVEYDSLLESEDSDRRLREALPARSLRPRPPPPPAPASGSGPPPPAEHAAVDALIDDAWWLGVALGRAGAPGKVRVCFPETREVMEFDAADVRPHLEWVAGQWRSPDSMEIPKTMPYAKGMQIEVSKLEENSVVAWSPAVVAKTIWKNNLLVDYTVSKCYGTALSEEIVDVKHVRPCPPQASEISFCINDEVEAFQGDCWWLGVITKVHPEFKYTFKSAHLGTEVEVNQNSLRLRYDWVDDQWEQVSKNVAKLKFTQGVKVEVCSDDEGFRGAWFEATIVKPVGSKFLVEYATLKDDDDTKPLKETVEARHIRPCPPEIPVSDGFKLLDEVDAFCNDGWWVGVVSKVLGEKRCMVYFRPWKEENEFEHAQLRLHSDWMGGRWMRASPALEM comes from the exons ATGCGGCCGCCGCGAACGCCCGGCCGCCGCGACGCGGCGTCGCCGCAGACGCCCAAGGGGTTCAACCCGGGCGACCCCGTGGAGGTGGTCCCCGACGAGCCCGGCCTGCGCGGGGCGCACTTCGCGGCCGTCGTCGTGGGGCCCAGCGCCAAGCCCCGCGGCGGCTACACCGTCGAGTACGACtcgctcctcgagtccgaggaCTCCGACCGCCGGCTCCGGGAGGCACTGCCGGCGCGGAGCCTCCGCCCtcggcccccgccgccgcccgcgcccGCCTCGGGGTCGGGGCCCCCGCCGCCCGCGGAGCACGCCGCCGTCGACGCGCTCATCGACGacgcctggtggctcggggtcGCCCTCGGCCGCGCCGGCGCGCCCGGCAAGGTCAGGGTGTGCTTCCCGGAGACCAGGGAGGTCATGGAGTTCGATGCTGCCGATGTCCGCCCCCACCTCGAGTGGGTCGCCGGCCAGTGGCGCTCCCCAGATAGCATG GAGATACCCAAGACAATGCCATATGCAAAAGGAATGCAAATCGAAGTTTCTAAGTTGGAAGAAAATTCTGTTGTTGCTTGGTCACCTGCAGTTGTTGCAAAGACTATCTGGAAGAACAACCTATTAGTCGACTACACTGTTTCAAAGTGTTATGGTACTGCATTGTCTGAGGAGATTGTTGATGTCAAGCACGTGAGGCCTTGCCCACCACAAGCATCAGAGATTAGTTTCTGCATCAATGATGAGGTTGAAGCATTCCAAGGTGATTGCTGGTGGCTAGGGGTGATTACTAAGGTTCATCCAGAATTCAAGTACACATTTAAGTCGGCGCATTTAGGGACGGAAGTTGAGGTGAACCAGAATTCTCTGAGGCTTCGATATGACTGGGTTGATGACCAGTGGGAACAAGTATCAAAG AATGTGGCCAAGTTAAAATTTACACAAGGTGTCAAAGTTGAAGTCTGCAGCGATGATGAAGGTTTTCGTGGAGCCTGGTTCGAGGCGACTATTGTTAAACCTGTCGGCAGCAAGTTCCTCGTGGAGTATGCTACACTGAAGGATGATGACGATACCAAACCTTTGAAAGAAACTGTAGAAGCGCGACACATCAGACCTTGTCCTCCAGAAATCCCTGTCTCTGATGGATTCAAGCTACTTGATGAGGTCGATGCTTTCTGCAATGACGGGTGGTGGGTTGGTGTGGTGTCCAAGGTCCTTGGCGAGAAGAGGTGCATGGTCTACTTCAGGCCTTGGAAGGAAGAGAATGAATTCGAGCATGCACAGCTGAGGTTGCACTCTGACTGGATGGGTGGAAGGTGGATGCGGGCTTCCCCG GCTCTGGAGATGTGA